The following is a genomic window from Nymphaea colorata isolate Beijing-Zhang1983 chromosome 3, ASM883128v2, whole genome shotgun sequence.
CTTTTCTGTGATGAACTTAGGAGCTCGGGAGAATTTCCTTACTGTTGTAGAATCAGGTACCTCGGTGACATAtctattaatatatttattcaCATTCTCCATTGTGCACCTTTctggttttcacttttcatctttTAATGCAGATTGGATGAAGCTTACCCACAAAGAAGAAACCTAAACATAGTTGCTTTTGCTAAAAGGCTATCTAACCAAAACTAACTGCATGCATATGCACCACTCAAGCACTGAACGGTGTAACAGAATGCAGATGCAAAACATATCTCCTCATTGCAAACTCAAAAACTGATTTTCTAATTATCATAACCTTGCTTCTTAACATATGATAtccatttttctgatttatttctCAAACAGTTATAGATATGAGAGGACCAACTTCTGGAGTAAGAACTGAACACTTTACATAGCATGAATGTTGTAGATTGAATGGTTTGCAGAAATATTGGGAAACTGCAACAAATGCATATATATCAAACACGCCAATGAAAGGATCAAGAGAAAAAAGGGAGTTAGAAGGTAAACATGTTGCAGTAACAGTGTAGCACTTACTGTAAGCACTGGGTGAAATAATTTGTCAAAGGCTCAGATGAAGTATAAAAGTCGACATAGAAATTTCAGCTTCACAGTTCACACACAGACATGCATGCTTGATGCCACATGTACTGGCCCTTATTACAAAAATGTTTGCATGTTGTTAGTCACACTCATGACCAATTCTCATATTTGTAGAAGGCATGATGTCCCAAAACAGTGTCCAGATGACATCCACGGGATTGATGACAACATTAGGGATAGATGAGAACATCTGAATTGGCTGAGGCATAGCAGGACAAAGCAGCACAATCTTTTAAAGAACTTAACAAAAACCTGGTTAAGTGTTTTAGTTAGAGTAAGATTAGATCTTCTCTTCACTTGAATGATTACATACTCTAGTATTTGTCCGTGCCACTAGCTCCATGCTGCTTCTTACAACCATAAGAAACTAGATTAGATAAGAATTTCCATATGGCTTGATCTACAGCCCAAAATCACCTGATCATGCTTAAACCTTAACAGGTCCCATTGTGGGAGGACTGGTTAAGTGAGTGTTGAGCTATCCtctttataaacaaaaaaatgagcaTGAAGCTGACAACATCCTTATCCATTTGCCACTGGAATACTTCTATCAGATGGAAGGTTTGACTTGAAAAACTATTTGGCGCCTGTCACATTTATATCATAAGAAGAATCCATCCTACTCCACTCCTTGATTTGGATCTTCATTCATAGCCTTGACTCAATATGGATGATGGTTTATCCATTGCAAGATTCTGGCATTCATATGCTCCAATGTAAACCCAAAAACTgtggaaaatgacaaaaattgcCTATAGGATGCCTAGTTATGAAACAATCCTAAATTAGCAGCAGAAAATATTGTTCGTAGTAGTACTCTAggatattttcttttgttattggCAAACTGGGGTTCAAACAAGCCATTTTGATGAATGGCCTCAAAAACTTTGCTTACATACTACATACTTGAACTGCATTGGCTTCCTACTTTTGTTCAATAAAacatgacattttcaaaaaaataagatgGGGCGCTTCTGGgttagaaagagaaaggatCGCCTACATGATGAAGAGGGTACAAATAGCAAGTCTGTTTTATCCCAAAGAACCAACGGTGAAGGAATTTTGCGCTGACATGCTCAGAGATGAATCTTACATGCTCGTTCATTGATAAACTTTATTGGTTAAATACCAACTCCCAGCAGATAGGAACTTCTTTTATCTAAGTGTTTATCGATCAACACTTTATATCATAATTGTGGCTTATGAAACTAGAATTCttactaaaaactaaaaagttcaAAGAATTTGAAAGAGAGAACCACGAGTGACGGCATAAGgtataaaatgaaagaagaggACTATGTGGCATGAGAGGAGCTACGACATTGTGGACTGGAATAATTTACTGAGATGACGGTAGCCTATGTTAAAAGATAAGTTACTGGATCGATGGTGTCAGACAATGGCCAAAAAAACTGCAGAGTGTTGCCTGTCCTACATTTTTGAGCATCTTAAGACTTAAACATGCAGTGTCAGTAAATAGTAACACCACGAAGTAGTTGCAGCAGCTTATTGACTAACCAGGATGCAGCTTCCTCTAAAAAACCCATAAATAGAGCAGGACAAAACCACAATTTAGAGAGATTGCTTCATTTCTTATAAGTATAACCTTCAACAGTCAATAAATGGCAATCAAAAAACCTGCCTGTCGGCAGCATCGGCAACGATCGGCAACCTGGGCAGCTGCCccaacaaacaagaagaagaccCATAAAGCAAGGACACCAAGAGGAACAGAAATACCGTGCTGTCGAGACTCATCACCACATCCAGCCCCAACCCTTCCCTGGGCTGAAAGCTCCTCTCCAGCAGGTCAGGGAAAATCAACAGCACGTCGAGAACAATGGCCTGCATCGTGTTGAACCTCACAAACCGGCTGAAGTTCTGATTCCTAACAACTACAAAGTAGAGGGTCAAGAACACTAAGAACCCATTTAGAGggaagcccttgaagatccttATTGCGGGCACCAGAGGCTGAATCAGCACCTGGAGTGCAGAGAACTGAGTGATGACGTACTTTCCGTATTGTATGCCGTCAAAGAATGGATAGAAATAGCAAACTGCAGAGATTAGACGATCTGGGGGGTCGACAGAATCGCCTTTGGCCCTTGCCTCTACGCGTCTTCGCCTTGCGCTGGAATTTCTGAAGTGGGTTTTCCTAGAGAGAGGGAAGGAACGGAGGGAGAGCGACAGCTGACCATTGGAGTGAGGGATAAGGAATGAGATGGAGAGTGGATGCAAGGGTGCGGCCATTGATGCAGCCGACGAATTTCTCAGCCCAGGTTCCCAACTGCAGAGAAGGCTGGGAAGAGACGAGAAACCAAATCACTCCATGGAGTTCCCTTAGACGCAGATTGGATGGTGTAGGCTTGGATTATCGTTGGAGCTACCGAGCGGAGAAGATATTTGTCAATCATTACGAACCAGTATTATCCGATTCCCAGCGTCGGACTAGTTTAGACTCGGTTGAGACGCTGCAAAGTGAAACAATCGGAATTCAATTTTCATCGGTATCTGACACAAAACTAATTCATTGCTCGTAGATTTGAAACGTTAAACCGGATCTCGTTCAGATTTTGATCATCGTTCAACATTAGTACTGGTTTTGAACCAGATCAAGACCCACGAAGAAAGAAGTTCTAAAAATAAAGTGACTATTTTATTGACCTGTTTAACATTGCATACATTTTTTCTCACGTTAGTAaagacccttttttttttggggtgctGAAGCCTTCTTCCAGTATTCTCTCAAACTAAATTCTTCAATAAACACCGTTCGAAAAGTTTCGCAAGCTAGCCCAGTATTCATCTTTGAAAGTTATATGTTATACAAACAGATTATAAAGATGTGTATACATAGACCAATAAACTAGCTAGAAacactaatgtatacatcaacGTTATAGAGATCTATACATCAATGTTCTAAGGCCCGAATATATAACGTTCTGCTCATTGAACTCATGCAGATGTAGTAGCAGAACCACATGtgacattttttctttgtgtcAGTCCTAGTATCAAACACTTTTATTTCACGTCGGAGCTTTATAAGTTTTGATGCGCCTTATCACATCAATGATGGTGTTGTTGGCATTGTTGGCACTTTCTCCACATTGGTGTTGTTGGCGTTGTTGGCACTTTCACCACATTAAAGCTTCAAAAACACAATGACAGAAATAAATAGCATCGCTACTTCAACTTCGATGAATCCTATCGAGTCGGTGAGAGTGATGCATGTGTCAACAATGCTTTTCTTCACACTAGATATTAGCAAATGTAGAAGCAACTCAACATCAGagctgcataaaaaaaatacataaaaaaaattccaattGCACAAAAATAATCTTGAAAGAGCTGACAATTACAATAATAGAAACAACTCCTATGGATATAGATGTTAAAGTGGCCAATTGTAGAGCAAATTCAGTTCTAATGCATCCAGTTGACTTGAATAATCAAGTCATTGTCAAGTGAGAGGATAAACCGACCTAGAGACTATAGGAGTACGATAGTGATGGAGCAAAGCGTCAACCTCCCATAAGGAACTTCCTGGGAAAAGTAATTAGTTCATGAGCTCTCATACATGAAAAATGGTTTAGAGCACATGTGACAGAATATAGAATCACACCAGTGGAAAACAAATAGATTGATAAGAatcatgttttgtttctcaACATTGGAGTTTTTTCTaggaaaacctaaaaaaaaaaaacataaaagtgaCCTCAAAACTGCAAAACATGAGCTTGATCAAAAGTCAGGCAAAAATAGTGTAAAACTATAATGATTTAGCATAAATGATCTTTTCAAGAAACTTGACTCGGTCTATAAAAACACACCTTTAGTGCTAAGAACCCATTTTTATGGGATCATCATTCACAGAATATGCTATTTTGACTATTAGGAAGAAAACGAGGCATGACTTGTCTAGCCATTTTATGATATGATATGATGGTGAAACGTGACTACAATACCAACTAAAAATAATGCATACTCCTGCTTAACAATTGCATCCCCCGCTTCAAACAAGATGAAATTTACTTATGCAGCTCTAAAAACTAAAGGAACAAGCAACTCTCATTCTCATTTGTTCAACGAAGGAAACTAATAGGTAAGAAAAAATAATCCTAGAATGCACTTGGATGTCCACATGTGCACTATCAGTGTCAATATATGCACTTTATCAGCTATAATTTCATCTACAATTTTGTGGTGATTTTTCTATAAGAAGAAATCTTGCTGCGACGTTTGAAGAGATTTCCCAAATCAATGTTGAaacgttttcctttttcttgtaaCTTtcaattctttcctttttgttgtaaatgctttccttttgttgtaacTTCTATAAATTTCATTGGATTGTATATAGAACAATAAactttttctcatgttttattCTCAATTCTTGTTTATACTAAAAGTTCACATGGTATCAAAGTATGCATAGTGTCTCTTTGTTGCATTGCCTACCATCTTGCTCTTCTTGACCACATTGACAAAGCGCATCAAAGGAGCGCAATTGACTATTTTTTCTGCATCTTATATCCATGTGTGAATGTCCTCTTCTTGTCCTTTTTTGTTACTATGATTTTCTCCAACAGCAAGTAAGTTTGTCGTTCATTCTCATGGTCAACCCCTTTTCTAATCAATACACATAATAATATGTGTCTCATTAATGGAACTTCTCAAGAGGATGTTTATTATCTGCATCATTCTGACAATCTAAGGATGGCTTTAGTCACTTAGTCATGGATGGTTCAAACTATCCGACTTGGAGTTGTGCCATGCTTATGGCATTTGCTGTCATGGATAAGGTCAGGTTTATTGATTGTTCCATACCTCAACCCACTTCTGGTTTCTctgattttctcaaataaaaacaTTGTAATGATATAGTTTTATCATgattattaaattttatatcTGAAGATCTTACCCAACACTATCGTATTGTTGTGTCCATTATTTAAGTTTGTAATGATTTAAAAGAATGTTTCTCTCAAAGTGttactttgtttttcttaaagTGTTACTCCTCATATGTATCATATTCAGAAGGCTATTTCCCATTTGCAACAAGGTTCTCTTTACGTGTTGCAACATATTTTTTCCAACTAAAAACATATTGGGATGAAATTCGTTCATATTGTTAACCTCCTACTTGCTTATGTGGTGTTGTTGGTGACTTGACAAAATGATTAGAACAAAAAAAGGGTATTTCAGCAGTTGATGTATTTAAATGGATTGTATGATCACATCAATAGTCAAACCTTTCTTATGGAACCGCTCCCAAGTGTTACTAAATTCTACAATCTAATAATTCAAGAAGAGCAATAAGGGGAGTCTCAATCTATACTAACTACAAGTAAGAAACAAGCAGTTCGTTATTCATCCAACTCTAATCATGAAAATGTAACAATATTTGTGATTAATCAAAAAAGTGAAAGGTAGAAATTTCGTTGCAAGTCTTGACCAACCTGCTCTCATTGCAATGTCATTAGCCATAGTGATGGCAACTACTTCTAACTCCATGGCTATCATTCACACCATCATCTTCATGGAGTTGTTTCAAAATGCATCTTCAGTGTCCTTAGAATAAGAAAAAACTTCTTTGGTGGAAACAAGATTCCTAATGGTTAGCTTTAAGtgagaagaaaccaaaaagtACTGATGTTGTTGCTCTTATCAAGAGTGAGTATGATCAATTATGGCTCTAGTCAAAGGAAAATctattacaacaaaaaatttattggTGTGTCATCTTTCCACAAACATTCTTATCAATATTGAACTATACACTCAACTGCTAGTAATTATATTGTTTGTTGTCCGGCCTTTCTTAGTTCTGCAAAAACTTCTAATGTTTCTCTTAAACTGCCTAATGTAAATCGTGTTTCTTTTATTAAAGAAGGTGATGTTAAAGTCTCAAATTTTATCACATTAAAGGACATTTTTTGCATACCTTCTTTCAAGCTTAATATCTAGTCTGTTAGTTAATTAACTAAGCAATTGAAATGTTTGGTCACTTTCTTTCCTCACTCTTATGTTATTCAGGACCTTGTCTCACATATGAGGATTAGATGGGTGAAGAAACTAGTGGGTAACCTATGGCCTTATCCATCATCAACAACAATCATAATAGGGCCATTTGGAGACTGGCTACTTGGACATCCCTTTTCCTCTCGCATGAAGAGGTTTTTGGCATATGATTTTAAGCTTAGTTttagtaacagtcattgctctTGTGATGTGTGTTATCAAGCTAAGCAAGCTCGcctacatttttctcttaatttcattaaaagtaaatCTATATTTGAGCTTGTTCATGTAAACATTTGGAGACCCTACTCTTTTGATTCAAGTAATggttctcattatttttttaagcaTAGTGGATGATTATTCTAGGCAAACTTGAATATACTTGATGAAACACAAATTTGAAGTGGAATAACTTCTCAAATTCCTCTTTTATGTCCACAactcaatatgaaaaaaatatttaaaatattgagGCAAAAAATGAATCTGAATTATTCTCAAATTTcatacaacattttttttttcttgaaaatagaGTTGGTAACCAACTTACTTGTGTTGCTACTCCTTAACAAAATGGAGTAGtagaaagaaaacatgaatAACTTCTTCAAATTGCTTGGGCTCTTTTCAAACTAACTTTCCTAAAAGATTTTGGGGGagaaagtgttcttgctaccaCATAGTTAGTCAAGAGAGTCTGTTCCAAAATACAAGAAACgaaatcatttgaaaattttgttgggTCAAAACTTCATATTACCATATCAAAGTCTTTGAATGTTTCACTATACtacaaatttagatccaaataaatcaaaatttgactccaaaaaaaggaaatgtatttttattagatatctatttgaaaaaaaatgcacaaattttatgtttagagtgaaaatttgtttttacttctaaggatgtttttttttatgaaaatatatttccttcTTGCAAGACCAAAGATGACGTCTGTGAACCATTGCTGCATATTTCCACTCCTTTCATTAACCAAGacttaaacatattttcatcTCCATTCATTGAGTTTTATTCTAATATGTTTCAGCTAAGAAACTTCAACTAGATACTGCCTTCAGCTCTCATGGATTGATAACACATTAGTCAAACCAAATTGTAGGCTTCTCATGCTCATTTAAGCCAAATTTTATCCTTCCACCACTCATATGTCATTAACAGAAAGACATCATTCTATCATGCTTAAATTATCGTATAGTTATTTAGTTTGCACCACCTTCaatatttctctcattttcatctcaAGTATTCTATGTTCGTGTCCTATATTTTTAAATGCTAAAACCTACTCTCAAGCTCTAATAAATAAACATTAGAGAGATGCCATGCGATTGAGGAGAACAACACTTGGTCTCTTACTGAACTTTCACTTATAGTGAAACCAAATGGATGCAAATAGGTATATCATGTGAAATAGAGGTTAAATGATTCAATTGAGCATTACAAGGCTAGTATTATAGCATAAAGATCTATTCAACAAGAAGGTCTCAATTATCATGAGACCTTTATGTCATTTACCAAACTTATTATTGTTAGATGTTTATTGGCCATAGCTTTAgcaaaaaaatagattttataTTAAATGGGCATTCACAATGCTTTCTTACATGGTAATTCAGAAGATGTTGTCTATATAGATTTATCTCCATGATACACACCTCAAGGGTTGAATATAGTGTGTGAgtaaaataaatctttttttgGATTGAAGCAAGCCCTATAAAATTGGTTTGCCAAATTTTCTCAAGCCCCACTTTAATATGGATTCTCTCAATCAAAGGCTGATTACTCCTTCAATTTCTCTCAAGCTAGTTAAATTATTGCAAtcttggtatatgttgatggtTTCATTATTGGGGAAACAATGAAACCACGATTGACAATTTGGAGACATATTTGAGcaataaatgaaggaaaaaagtggactcatattttttttggaattaaaagTATCTTGGTCCTCTATTGGCATCAATATAGGTCAAGAAAAATATACTTTTGATACTATGGATGAATTTGGTCTCATGAAttgcaaatcatgttctttgtCCATGGAGCAAAAGTTAAGTTTATCCTTAACCAATGGAGAACcacattgttttcaaaattatcaatGTTTAGTAGAAAGACTAATATACTTTCCTATTACCTATCATGACATTTGGTTTGTTGTGAAACCTCACATGACAACTGCTTTTCGGGCTTTATGCTATTTAAAGAATAAACTAGGCCAGAGACTATTGTTGTCTGTTTCATCTAAACGCATTTGAATAGTCTTTTGTGAATCAGATGccacaaaacaagaaaatccaTAAGTGGGTACTACATATTCTTCGTCTCTAGCATGATTTCATTGAAAACTAAGCACCAAAGAATTATTTCTCACTCATCCGCAAAGGCATAATATCAAGCAATGACAAATGTTGCTTGTGAAATTATTTGACTTTGTTATTTACTTAGTGATCTTCATATTAAATTATAAGAGCTAACACAACTTTACTGTGACTCTTTATATCATAGTAGATCtgatttttcatgagagaactaaacatattgatgtAGACTGTCATTTAGTTCATTATGAACTACCAAATCGAACCATTTCTATTTCTCATGTCAATTTACAAAACCAACCAGCCGGTCTATTTACAAAATCACTTGAAAATGAACaactttattttcttatttccaCACTGGCATACAAGGCTTGTATGATTCAGTTTGAGGGGAACTTTCAATGTATGCACTATCAGTGTCAATTTATGTGCTTTTTTAGCTAATTTTTTGTCTATAATTTTGTGATCATCTCTGATTTTGTTATTTAGGAAGAAATATTGCTGCGACAGTTGAATAGATTTCCAAATCAACATTGAcatagttttatttttcttgtaacgtcaaattcttttctttttactcgACTGTGGATTGTAGATTATGGACTCTGAATATAAGATTTTGGATCTCAGAACTTAGGTTTTGGATTTTATATTTCAGGTCTTGGATTATCGatcttgaattttaatttttgaatttcgaATTATGAATTTTAGGTCATGAATCTCAGATCTTGGATTTCAGAATTTGGATCTTGTATCTTAGATGTCAATCATTGGATTTCATATCTTGAACTTTAAACATGGGatcatggattttggatcataaATTTCATATCATCGATTTTAGATCTTGGATCTTTGATTTTAAGtactagattttggatcttgaactttggattttggatcagattttacGTAATGAGTGTTGAATCATAAATTTGAGATCATGGATATGGGATGGATCTTGAATCTTAGATTGTactttagattttggatctttgaTCTCAATTTAtggatgttggatttcagattttggattacagatattggatcttggatcttggattttagatttaatATTCTAGATTTTGGATATCAGGTTCGGATGTCAAGCATTGGATTATGGATTTTGTGtctcagattttggatctcaaatattAGATCATAGATATTGAACCACGATTTCAGatctcagattttggatcttgaatttccCTAACatgatattatattttatacCTTTAGAACGTCTTCTATTTTAATTTAGAACAAGAATATCTCAAATCTTGATctcaatttttggatttggattcaaatttagatctCCTTGTTAGGTCCATGTCCTACATCTCAGTCCTAGTAGAGACCGGATTCCAGATCTACATGacttagttttgcatgcatcattttaGATCTGGCTCTCAATTTGCATTGATATATGATGATTCATACATGAACAAACATCATATTGAATTTTCTATGTTCATCAATCTTCTTTTGAGATCTACCTagtatgatttcaaaatttagagTATGTTTGTTTTCTTAGATTTTGAACGACATTTAGACTTATGAATTAGAACATTTGGTTTTGTCCTTGATTTGGTCATCCCTAGTAAAGGTGCTAAGAATGGTCAGACCTCGTACAGATAGG
Proteins encoded in this region:
- the LOC116249842 gene encoding protein TIC 20-v, chloroplastic — translated: MAAPLHPLSISFLIPHSNGQLSLSLRSFPLSRKTHFRNSSARRRRVEARAKGDSVDPPDRLISAVCYFYPFFDGIQYGKYVITQFSALQVLIQPLVPAIRIFKGFPLNGFLVFLTLYFVVVRNQNFSRFVRFNTMQAIVLDVLLIFPDLLERSFQPREGLGLDVVMSLDSTVFLFLLVSLLYGSSSCLLGQLPRLPIVADAADRQVF